A window of the Scandinavium goeteborgense genome harbors these coding sequences:
- a CDS encoding AsmA family protein: MTKTSKVITFSFATLVVLIVVLLIVIANFDWNRLKPTINKKVTAELNRPFAIRGDLGVVWERQPSETGWRSWVPWPHVHADDIILGNPPDIPEITMVHLPRVEATLAPLALLTKTVYLPWIKLVQPDARLIRLSEKNNNWTFNLASADGTQKNAQPSAWSFRLDNVLFDRGRIKVDDKVSKANIEIFVDPLGKPLPFSEVTGDKGKSDGPKPGDYVFGLKAKGRYNGQPLTGTGKIGGMLALRSEGTPFPVQADFHSGNTRVAFSGTVNDPMKMGGVDLKLKFSGDSLGQLYDLTGVLLPDTPPFETDGHLVAKIDTEKGSVFDYRNFNGRIGDSDIHGTLKYSTSKPRPKLEGDMESKQLRLADLGPLIGVDSGKGTKTKEVQKDAQPSGKVLPHERFETDKWDVMDADVRFKGGHIEHGSTLPLNNLSTHVILKRGDLRLEPLKFGMANGTINANIHLAGNKKPMQGEADIQARRLRLKELMPNVELMQKTIGEMNGDAKLRGTGNSVAALLGSSDGNLKLLMNDGVVSRNLMEILGLNVGNFIVGQIFGDDEVRVNCAAANVNISHGVARPQILAFDTENALINVTGSASFASEQLDLTIDPESKGIRIITLRSPLYVRGTFKNPDYGVKPGPLIVRGAVAAALATLVTPAAALLALISPSEGDANQCHVILSQMRK; the protein is encoded by the coding sequence ATGACTAAAACCAGCAAAGTCATCACTTTTTCATTTGCGACGCTTGTCGTGTTGATCGTCGTACTGCTAATCGTAATTGCAAATTTCGACTGGAATCGACTCAAGCCAACTATCAATAAAAAAGTCACGGCGGAACTGAACCGGCCCTTCGCCATTCGGGGCGATCTCGGCGTGGTTTGGGAGCGCCAGCCCAGCGAAACCGGCTGGCGAAGCTGGGTGCCCTGGCCGCACGTTCACGCCGATGACATTATTCTTGGCAACCCGCCGGACATTCCTGAAATCACGATGGTGCACCTGCCGCGCGTGGAGGCCACGCTGGCTCCGCTGGCGCTGCTGACCAAAACCGTGTACCTGCCGTGGATCAAACTGGTTCAGCCGGATGCGCGCCTCATTCGTCTCTCGGAAAAAAACAATAACTGGACCTTCAACCTGGCGTCCGCCGACGGCACGCAAAAAAATGCGCAGCCGTCCGCGTGGTCATTCCGCCTTGATAACGTGCTGTTCGATCGCGGGCGGATCAAAGTGGATGATAAGGTCAGCAAGGCCAATATTGAGATCTTCGTTGATCCGCTGGGTAAACCGCTGCCGTTCAGCGAAGTGACGGGTGATAAGGGCAAAAGCGACGGGCCGAAGCCGGGGGATTATGTGTTTGGCCTGAAGGCGAAAGGGCGCTACAACGGCCAGCCGCTCACCGGGACCGGGAAAATTGGCGGCATGTTGGCGCTTCGAAGCGAAGGCACGCCGTTCCCGGTGCAGGCCGATTTCCACTCCGGCAACACACGGGTGGCGTTTAGCGGCACGGTGAACGACCCAATGAAAATGGGTGGCGTGGATTTAAAGCTGAAGTTTTCCGGCGATTCACTCGGCCAACTGTATGACCTCACCGGCGTTCTGTTACCGGACACGCCGCCGTTTGAAACGGACGGACATCTGGTGGCGAAAATCGACACCGAAAAAGGTTCGGTCTTTGATTATCGCAACTTTAACGGGCGCATCGGCGACAGCGACATTCACGGCACGCTGAAATACAGCACCAGCAAGCCGCGTCCGAAACTGGAAGGCGACATGGAGTCGAAACAGCTACGGCTGGCGGATTTAGGGCCGCTGATTGGCGTCGATTCCGGCAAGGGCACTAAAACTAAAGAGGTGCAAAAGGATGCTCAGCCTTCCGGAAAAGTGCTGCCACACGAGCGTTTCGAAACCGATAAATGGGACGTGATGGATGCCGATGTGCGCTTCAAAGGCGGGCATATCGAGCACGGCAGCACGCTGCCGCTGAATAATCTCAGTACCCATGTGATTCTCAAGCGCGGCGACCTGCGCCTGGAGCCACTGAAATTTGGCATGGCTAACGGTACCATCAACGCCAATATTCATCTTGCCGGGAATAAAAAACCGATGCAGGGCGAGGCGGATATTCAGGCCAGACGGCTGCGGCTTAAAGAGCTGATGCCGAACGTCGAACTGATGCAGAAGACAATCGGTGAAATGAATGGTGATGCGAAGCTGCGCGGCACGGGGAATTCAGTCGCCGCACTGCTTGGCTCGAGCGACGGTAACCTGAAACTGCTGATGAACGACGGGGTGGTCAGCCGCAACCTGATGGAAATTCTCGGCCTCAACGTGGGGAATTTTATCGTCGGGCAGATTTTCGGTGACGACGAAGTGCGGGTGAATTGCGCGGCGGCCAACGTCAATATCAGCCACGGTGTCGCGCGGCCACAGATTCTTGCCTTTGATACTGAAAACGCGCTGATTAACGTGACGGGTTCGGCGAGTTTCGCCTCTGAGCAGCTGGATTTGACCATCGATCCGGAAAGTAAGGGGATTCGTATTATTACCCTGCGTTCACCGCTTTATGTGCGCGGGACTTTCAAGAACCCGGATTACGGCGTGAAGCCTGGGCCGCTGATTGTGCGCGGCGCAGTGGCGGCTGCGCTGGCAACGCTGGTGACACCTGCGGCTGCACTGCTGGCGTTGATCTCACCGTCGGAAGGCGATGCGAATCAGTGTCATGTGATTTTGTCGCAGATGCGGAAGTAA
- a CDS encoding M16 family metallopeptidase: MQGTKIRLIAGGMLMVAAAGYAQAEALQPDPAWQQGTLANGFQWQVLATPQRPSDRVEIRLQVNIGSLSESTQQAGFSHFIPRLALSQSGSLPTMQARSLWQQGIDPQHPMPPAIVSYDYTLFSLSLPNNRNDLLKEALTWLSDSSGKLNITPEAVNHALGGEDMVMTWPQDPKEGWWRYRLKGSTMLGHDPAEPLKQPIDTEQLKSFYQKWYTPDAMTLIVVGNVDNRSVGEQINKIFGGLKGKRETPAAVPTLAPLPPTPVSIMTDAVPQDRLSIMWDTPWAPIRESAALQRYWRADLAREALFWHVQQILSKSNVKDIGIGFDCRVLYLRGQCAINVDSPNDKLNANLGLVAKELAKVREEGLTQEEFNALIAQKNLELQKLFATYARTDTNLLISQRMRALQNQVVDIAPEQYQKLRQEFLSSLTVEGLNQDLRQQLSQDMALILQQPKGEPEYNMKDLQETWNKLMVPTTSPAPAVSDDHQDVTDIPPGQ, from the coding sequence ATGCAGGGCACAAAAATTCGACTCATAGCGGGCGGAATGCTGATGGTAGCAGCCGCGGGCTATGCGCAAGCAGAAGCGCTCCAGCCGGACCCGGCATGGCAACAGGGAACACTGGCTAACGGATTTCAATGGCAGGTTCTGGCCACCCCGCAGCGCCCGAGCGACAGGGTAGAAATCCGCCTTCAGGTCAATATTGGTTCTCTGAGCGAAAGCACGCAGCAGGCGGGCTTCAGCCACTTTATTCCACGTCTGGCGCTCTCACAGAGCGGCAGTCTACCCACGATGCAGGCCCGTTCACTGTGGCAGCAGGGCATCGACCCGCAGCACCCCATGCCGCCTGCCATCGTCTCCTACGATTACACCCTTTTCAGCCTGAGCTTGCCGAACAACCGCAACGACCTACTGAAAGAGGCGCTGACCTGGCTGTCTGATTCCAGCGGCAAACTTAATATCACCCCGGAAGCCGTGAATCACGCGCTCGGTGGCGAAGATATGGTGATGACCTGGCCGCAGGACCCTAAAGAGGGCTGGTGGCGCTATCGCCTGAAAGGGTCGACCATGTTGGGCCACGATCCGGCTGAACCGCTGAAACAGCCGATTGATACCGAACAGCTGAAAAGCTTCTACCAGAAGTGGTATACCCCGGATGCGATGACCCTGATTGTGGTCGGCAACGTGGATAACCGCAGCGTGGGTGAGCAAATCAATAAAATCTTCGGCGGCCTGAAAGGCAAACGCGAAACCCCGGCGGCAGTGCCGACGCTGGCTCCGCTTCCGCCAACGCCAGTCAGCATCATGACCGACGCGGTGCCGCAGGACCGACTCTCGATCATGTGGGATACGCCGTGGGCACCGATTCGTGAATCCGCTGCGTTGCAGCGCTACTGGCGTGCTGACTTAGCGCGTGAAGCGCTGTTCTGGCATGTGCAGCAGATCCTGAGCAAAAGTAATGTCAAAGATATCGGTATTGGCTTCGATTGCCGGGTGCTGTATCTGCGCGGTCAGTGCGCCATCAACGTGGATTCCCCGAATGACAAACTGAACGCTAACCTCGGCCTGGTGGCAAAAGAGCTGGCGAAAGTGCGCGAAGAAGGCCTGACTCAGGAAGAGTTTAATGCGTTGATTGCGCAGAAAAACCTCGAACTGCAGAAGCTGTTTGCGACCTACGCGCGTACCGATACCAATCTGCTGATCAGCCAGCGTATGCGTGCGCTGCAAAACCAGGTGGTGGATATCGCGCCGGAGCAGTATCAGAAACTGCGTCAGGAATTCCTGAGCTCACTGACCGTTGAAGGTCTGAATCAGGATCTGCGTCAGCAGCTGTCACAGGATATGGCGTTGATTCTCCAGCAGCCGAAAGGCGAGCCGGAATACAACATGAAGGATCTGCAAGAAACGTGGAACAAACTGATGGTGCCAACGACCTCACCGGCCCCTGCGGTCAGTGACGATCACCAGGACGTCACGGATATTCCACCGGGCCAGTAA
- a CDS encoding sugar kinase, producing MSKKIAVIGECMIELSEKGSAVNRGFGGDTLNTSVYIARQVAPADLQVSYITALGTDSFSQQMLDAWQSENVDTRLIQRMENRMPGLYYIETDDTGERTFYYWRNEAAAKFWLESEQSAAICEELATFDYLYLSGISLAILSPASREKLFSLLHECRANGGKVIFDNNYRPRLWASREETQQVYQQMLGCTDIAFLTLDDEDALWGEKPVEEVMARTHAAGVHEVVIKRGADSCLVSLAEEGVVDVPAVKLPKEKVVDTTAAGDSFSAGYLAVRLTGGDTQAAAQRGHLTASTVIQYRGAIIPRDAMPA from the coding sequence ATGTCTAAAAAAATTGCCGTGATTGGCGAATGCATGATTGAGCTGTCAGAGAAAGGCTCTGCGGTAAACCGTGGTTTTGGCGGCGATACGCTGAACACCTCTGTGTACATCGCACGCCAGGTTGCACCCGCGGATTTGCAGGTGAGCTATATCACCGCGCTCGGTACGGACAGTTTCAGCCAGCAGATGCTGGACGCCTGGCAAAGTGAGAACGTCGATACTCGCCTGATTCAGCGCATGGAAAACCGAATGCCTGGCCTGTATTACATCGAAACCGATGACACCGGCGAGCGCACGTTCTACTACTGGCGCAACGAAGCGGCGGCCAAATTCTGGCTCGAGAGCGAGCAGTCGGCGGCGATTTGTGAAGAATTGGCGACCTTTGACTATCTCTATCTGAGCGGCATTAGCCTCGCGATTCTGAGCCCGGCCAGCCGTGAGAAGCTGTTCTCTCTGCTGCACGAATGCCGTGCTAACGGCGGGAAAGTCATTTTCGATAACAACTATCGGCCACGCCTGTGGGCCAGCCGCGAAGAGACGCAGCAGGTTTATCAGCAGATGCTGGGTTGCACCGATATCGCGTTCCTGACGCTCGACGATGAAGACGCGTTGTGGGGCGAAAAGCCGGTCGAAGAGGTGATGGCCCGCACGCACGCCGCAGGTGTGCATGAAGTGGTGATTAAGCGCGGGGCGGATTCTTGCCTGGTGTCGCTGGCCGAAGAAGGCGTGGTGGATGTGCCTGCGGTGAAATTGCCGAAAGAGAAAGTGGTCGATACCACCGCAGCGGGTGATTCGTTTAGTGCGGGTTATCTGGCGGTACGTTTGACTGGCGGTGATACACAAGCGGCGGCACAGCGTGGGCATTTGACTGCAAGCACCGTGATTCAGTATCGCGGGGCGATCATTCCACGTGACGCCATGCCCGCGTGA
- the yhjD gene encoding inner membrane protein YhjD, whose amino-acid sequence MTPDNDAKRPTQDLEYDPVRKMETDDPSASGIKQRASGALNKATGTAKKVQRQPFIAHLIRAAERFNDRLGNQFGAAITYFSFLSMIPILMVSFAAAGFVLVSHPTLLQDIFDKILVNVSDPTLAATLKNTISTAIQQRTTVGIVGLLVALYSGINWMGNLREAIRAQSRDVWERSPQDQEKFWVKYFRDFVSLIGLLIALIVTLSITSVAGAAQQMIISALYLDSVEWLKPTWRVIGLAISILANYLLFFWIFWRLPRHRPRRKALVRGTFIAAIGFEVIKIIMTWTLPALVKSPSGAAFGSVLGIMAFFYFFARLTLFCAAWIATAEYKDDRRMPGKTHH is encoded by the coding sequence GACCCTTCCGCTTCGGGCATCAAACAGCGGGCCAGCGGTGCGCTGAACAAAGCCACCGGCACCGCTAAAAAAGTGCAGCGCCAGCCGTTTATCGCCCATTTGATTCGCGCCGCCGAGCGCTTTAACGATCGCCTGGGCAATCAGTTTGGCGCGGCCATTACCTACTTCTCATTCCTGTCGATGATCCCGATTCTGATGGTGTCGTTCGCTGCGGCCGGTTTTGTCCTCGTCTCGCACCCAACGCTGTTGCAGGATATTTTCGATAAGATTCTGGTCAACGTCAGCGACCCGACCCTCGCCGCCACGCTGAAAAACACCATCAGTACGGCGATTCAGCAGCGAACCACCGTCGGGATTGTCGGTCTTCTGGTGGCGCTGTACTCCGGAATTAACTGGATGGGTAATTTGCGCGAGGCCATTCGCGCCCAGTCGCGCGACGTGTGGGAACGCTCGCCGCAGGACCAGGAGAAATTCTGGGTTAAGTACTTCCGCGATTTTGTGTCGCTGATTGGCCTGCTGATTGCGCTGATTGTCACGCTGTCGATTACCTCCGTCGCCGGGGCTGCGCAGCAGATGATCATCTCTGCGCTGTATCTGGACTCGGTTGAATGGCTGAAACCGACGTGGCGCGTTATCGGCCTCGCGATTTCGATTCTCGCCAACTATCTGTTGTTCTTCTGGATTTTCTGGCGACTCCCGCGCCATCGCCCACGCCGAAAAGCACTGGTTCGCGGCACCTTTATTGCGGCCATCGGCTTTGAGGTAATTAAAATCATCATGACCTGGACGCTGCCCGCGCTGGTGAAATCCCCGTCCGGGGCGGCATTTGGCTCGGTGCTCGGGATCATGGCGTTTTTCTACTTCTTCGCCCGCCTGACGCTGTTCTGCGCCGCGTGGATTGCCACCGCCGAATACAAAGATGACCGGCGGATGCCGGGCAAAACGCACCACTGA
- a CDS encoding dicarboxylate/amino acid:cation symporter, with amino-acid sequence MKTSLFKSLYFQVLTAIAVGILLGHFYPELGAQMKPLGDAFVKLIKMVIAPVIFCTVVTGIAGMESMKAVGRTGAVALLYFEVVSTLALIIGLVIVNLVQPGAGMNVDPATLDAHAVAVYAEQAKDQGVVGFLLDIIPSSVIGAFASGNILQVLLFAVMFGFALHRLGHKGQLIFNVIESFSQVIFGIINMIMRLAPIGAFGAMAFTIGKYGVGTLVQLGQLIICFYITCILFVVVVLGSIARATGFSIFKFIRYIREELLIVLGTSSSESALPRMLDKMEKLGCRKSVVGLVIPTGYSFNLDGTSIYLTMAAVFIAQATNSHMDIFHQITLLVVLLLSSKGAAGVTGSGFIVLAATISAVGHLPVAGLALILGIDRFMSEARALTNLVGNGVATIVVAKWVKELDPQQLDDTLNNRAPRDKAQEISS; translated from the coding sequence ATGAAAACCTCTCTGTTTAAAAGCCTCTATTTCCAGGTACTCACTGCTATCGCCGTGGGTATTTTGCTCGGCCACTTCTATCCAGAACTGGGCGCGCAAATGAAACCGCTTGGCGATGCCTTCGTTAAGCTCATCAAAATGGTGATTGCTCCCGTTATCTTCTGTACCGTCGTGACCGGTATTGCAGGGATGGAAAGCATGAAAGCCGTCGGCCGAACCGGCGCGGTGGCACTGCTCTACTTTGAAGTGGTCAGTACCCTGGCGTTGATTATTGGTCTGGTGATTGTGAACCTGGTACAACCGGGCGCGGGCATGAACGTTGACCCGGCGACGCTGGATGCGCATGCGGTGGCGGTGTACGCCGAGCAAGCGAAAGATCAGGGCGTGGTCGGCTTCCTGCTGGATATTATCCCGTCCAGCGTCATTGGCGCGTTTGCCAGCGGGAACATCCTGCAAGTGCTGCTGTTCGCGGTGATGTTTGGTTTTGCCCTGCATCGCCTGGGCCACAAAGGCCAGCTGATTTTCAACGTGATTGAAAGCTTCTCGCAGGTCATCTTCGGCATCATCAACATGATCATGCGCCTGGCGCCGATTGGTGCGTTCGGGGCGATGGCGTTCACCATCGGCAAATACGGCGTCGGCACACTGGTACAGTTGGGCCAGCTTATTATCTGCTTCTATATCACCTGTATTCTGTTCGTGGTGGTGGTGCTCGGCTCTATCGCCAGGGCGACCGGCTTCAGCATCTTCAAGTTCATCCGCTACATTCGTGAAGAGCTGCTGATCGTGCTCGGCACCTCATCCTCTGAATCTGCGCTGCCGCGTATGCTCGATAAGATGGAAAAGCTCGGCTGCCGGAAATCGGTGGTGGGGTTGGTTATCCCAACCGGGTATTCGTTCAACCTTGATGGGACGTCGATTTACCTGACGATGGCGGCGGTGTTTATCGCTCAGGCGACCAACAGCCACATGGACATCTTCCATCAAATTACGCTGCTGGTGGTGTTGCTGCTCTCCTCAAAAGGCGCAGCGGGCGTAACGGGCAGTGGGTTTATCGTGCTGGCGGCGACCATTTCTGCGGTCGGTCATTTGCCGGTTGCCGGCCTGGCGCTGATTTTAGGTATCGACCGCTTTATGTCTGAAGCGCGTGCGCTGACGAACCTGGTGGGCAACGGCGTAGCGACTATTGTGGTGGCGAAATGGGTGAAAGAACTCGACCCACAGCAGCTGGACGATACGCTCAATAACCGCGCACCTCGTGACAAGGCTCAAGAAATTTCCTCATAA
- a CDS encoding MFS transporter has translation MQSAATTLDTQQDIAPVNSRNKVVVASLIGTAIEFFDFYIYATAAVIVFPHIFFPQGDPAAATLQSLATFAIAFVARPIGSALFGHFGDRVGRKVTLVASLLTMGISTVVIGLLPSYDTIGILAPVLLALARFGQGLGLGGEWGGAALLATENAPPKKRALYGSFPQLGAPIGFFFANGTFLLLSWLLTDEQFMSWGWRVPFIFSAVLVIIGLYVRVSLHETPVFAKVAAAGKQVKVPMGTLLSKHLRVTILGTFIMLATYTLFYIMTVYSMTYSTAAVPHGLGLPRNEVLWMLMMAVIGFGVMVPIAGLLADRFGRRKSMITITTLIILFGLFVFQPLLGSGNPMLIMAYLLLGLSLMGLTFGPMGALLPELFPTEVRYTGASFSYNVSSILGASVAPYIAAWLTGTYGLAYVGYYLASMAALTLIALVLTHETRNQSL, from the coding sequence ATGCAATCAGCTGCCACAACACTCGATACTCAGCAGGACATCGCCCCGGTCAACTCGCGGAATAAAGTCGTCGTCGCGTCACTCATTGGCACCGCCATTGAGTTCTTCGACTTTTACATTTATGCCACCGCGGCGGTTATCGTGTTCCCCCATATTTTCTTCCCGCAGGGCGATCCGGCTGCGGCAACACTGCAATCCCTTGCGACGTTCGCCATCGCGTTTGTAGCCCGTCCGATTGGCTCGGCGCTGTTCGGCCACTTTGGCGACCGCGTCGGTCGTAAAGTGACGCTGGTTGCGTCCCTGCTGACGATGGGGATTTCTACTGTGGTTATCGGTTTACTGCCGAGCTACGACACCATTGGTATTCTGGCTCCGGTGCTGCTGGCGCTGGCGCGTTTTGGTCAGGGCCTCGGTCTGGGCGGTGAATGGGGCGGCGCGGCGCTGCTGGCGACGGAAAATGCGCCACCGAAAAAGCGTGCGCTGTATGGCTCATTCCCACAGCTTGGCGCGCCGATTGGCTTCTTCTTTGCCAACGGCACCTTCCTGCTGCTTTCCTGGCTGCTGACCGATGAACAGTTCATGAGCTGGGGCTGGCGCGTGCCGTTTATCTTCTCTGCGGTGCTGGTGATTATCGGGCTGTACGTCCGTGTTTCCCTGCACGAAACACCGGTGTTCGCCAAAGTCGCTGCCGCCGGGAAACAGGTGAAAGTGCCGATGGGCACCTTGCTCAGCAAGCATCTGCGGGTGACCATACTCGGCACCTTTATCATGCTGGCGACGTATACCTTGTTCTACATCATGACCGTTTATTCAATGACCTACAGCACCGCTGCGGTGCCGCACGGTCTGGGCCTGCCACGCAACGAAGTGCTGTGGATGCTGATGATGGCGGTGATTGGTTTTGGCGTGATGGTACCGATTGCTGGCCTGCTGGCTGACCGCTTTGGTCGTCGTAAGAGCATGATCACCATTACGACGCTGATTATTCTGTTTGGCCTGTTCGTGTTCCAGCCGCTGCTGGGCTCGGGCAACCCGATGCTGATTATGGCGTATTTGCTGCTGGGCCTGAGCCTGATGGGCCTGACGTTTGGCCCAATGGGCGCGCTGCTGCCGGAGCTGTTCCCGACCGAAGTGCGTTACACCGGGGCGTCGTTCTCGTATAACGTGTCGTCGATTTTGGGTGCGTCCGTGGCGCCTTACATCGCTGCGTGGTTGACCGGGACTTACGGTCTGGCATACGTGGGTTACTACCTGGCGTCGATGGCGGCCCTGACGCTGATTGCGCTGGTGCTGACGCATGAGACACGGAATCAGTCGCTGTAA
- the hmsP gene encoding biofilm formation regulator HmsP — MRVSRSLTIKQMAMVAVVTMVFVFVFCSILMFHFTQQNRFATATQLESVARAVREPLSAAILKGDIPEAETILGRIQPAGIVSRADVVLPNQFQALRMRFIEERPVPVMITRMFELPVQISLPVYSMERPANPQPLAYLVLQSDSYRTYKFIMSTLATLVTAYLLLVLILTVSITWSINRLIVRPLRALARELNDIAPQDRVGHQFALPRLHHDDEIGMLVRNYNRNQQIILRQHDELSSHSTRFPVSDLPNKAFLLALLEQTVAHNKTTALMVVACETLQDTAGVLQENQREMLLLTLAEKLKSVISPRMVLAQVSAYDFAILAHGVKEPWHAITLGQQVLTIINERLPLQGIQLRPSASIGIAMFHGDLSGEQFYRRAVSAAFTARRKGKNQIEFFDPEQMEKAQQRLTEESDILSALDNQQFAVWLQPQIHIATGKVCSAEVLLRVRQPDGSWDLPGDLIERIESCGLMITVGYWVLEETCRQLAAWQSRGIMLPLSVNLSALQLLHHDMVADMLELLSRYRIAPGTLVLEVTESRRIDDPKAAVAILRPLRNAGVQIALDDFGMGYAGLRQLQHLKSLPVDVLKIDKIFVDTLPEDTNMVSAIIQLARSLNLSIVAEGVENQAQFDWLKSAGVDIAQGFLFDRAVPPDIFEQDYLSTQTDDVSA; from the coding sequence TTGCGCGTTAGCCGCTCACTCACAATTAAACAAATGGCCATGGTGGCCGTCGTCACCATGGTGTTTGTGTTCGTCTTTTGTTCCATTTTGATGTTCCACTTTACGCAACAAAACCGTTTTGCCACCGCCACTCAGCTTGAGAGCGTGGCCCGCGCTGTGCGTGAACCGCTGTCGGCGGCGATCCTGAAAGGGGATATTCCGGAAGCCGAAACCATCCTCGGGCGCATTCAGCCTGCCGGAATTGTCAGCCGGGCCGATGTGGTGTTGCCTAATCAATTCCAGGCCCTGCGCATGCGTTTTATCGAAGAACGCCCGGTGCCGGTGATGATCACCCGGATGTTCGAGCTGCCGGTGCAGATTTCATTGCCTGTATATTCCATGGAACGCCCGGCTAACCCGCAGCCGCTGGCGTATCTGGTGCTGCAATCGGATTCCTATCGCACCTACAAGTTCATCATGAGCACGCTTGCGACGTTAGTGACTGCTTACTTACTTTTGGTGCTGATCCTGACGGTGTCTATCACCTGGAGCATCAACCGACTGATTGTGCGTCCGCTGCGCGCCTTGGCCCGCGAATTAAACGATATTGCGCCGCAGGACCGGGTGGGCCATCAGTTTGCGCTGCCGCGCCTGCATCACGACGATGAAATCGGCATGCTGGTGCGCAATTATAACCGCAATCAGCAAATCATCCTGCGTCAGCATGATGAACTCAGTAGCCACTCCACGCGTTTCCCGGTTTCAGACCTGCCAAACAAGGCGTTTTTACTGGCGCTGCTGGAACAGACCGTGGCGCACAACAAAACCACTGCGCTGATGGTCGTAGCCTGCGAAACCCTACAGGACACCGCTGGCGTGCTGCAGGAGAACCAGCGCGAGATGCTGCTGCTGACCCTGGCGGAAAAACTCAAATCGGTGATTTCCCCGCGCATGGTGCTGGCCCAGGTCAGCGCCTATGACTTTGCTATTCTGGCGCACGGCGTGAAAGAGCCGTGGCATGCGATCACATTAGGTCAGCAAGTACTCACTATCATTAATGAGCGATTGCCGTTGCAGGGCATTCAGCTGCGTCCCAGCGCCAGCATTGGGATTGCGATGTTCCACGGCGATCTGAGCGGCGAACAGTTCTACCGTCGCGCGGTGTCAGCGGCCTTTACCGCGCGCCGTAAAGGCAAAAATCAGATTGAGTTCTTCGACCCCGAGCAAATGGAAAAAGCGCAGCAGCGGCTGACAGAAGAGAGCGATATTCTTTCCGCCCTTGATAATCAGCAGTTTGCGGTGTGGCTCCAGCCCCAAATTCACATTGCCACCGGTAAAGTGTGCAGCGCGGAAGTGCTACTGCGGGTGCGCCAGCCTGATGGAAGCTGGGATTTGCCCGGCGACCTTATCGAGCGCATCGAATCCTGCGGGCTGATGATCACCGTCGGTTATTGGGTGCTTGAAGAAACTTGTCGCCAGCTGGCGGCGTGGCAGAGTCGGGGCATTATGCTGCCGCTGTCGGTGAACCTGTCGGCGCTGCAGTTGCTGCATCACGATATGGTGGCGGACATGCTGGAGCTGCTGAGTCGCTACCGGATCGCCCCCGGCACGCTGGTGCTGGAAGTGACCGAAAGCCGCCGCATTGACGACCCGAAAGCGGCCGTCGCCATCCTGCGCCCGCTGCGCAACGCCGGGGTGCAGATTGCGCTGGACGATTTCGGTATGGGCTACGCCGGTCTGCGTCAGCTGCAGCACCTGAAATCGCTGCCGGTGGATGTGCTCAAAATCGATAAGATATTCGTGGATACGCTGCCGGAAGACACCAACATGGTGTCGGCGATTATCCAGCTGGCCCGCAGCCTGAACCTGAGCATTGTGGCGGAAGGCGTAGAAAATCAGGCGCAGTTTGACTGGCTGAAATCTGCCGGAGTGGATATCGCGCAGGGCTTCCTGTTCGACCGCGCCGTGCCGCCGGATATCTTCGAACAGGACTATCTCTCTACCCAGACTGATGATGTAAGCGCGTAA
- the pdeH gene encoding cyclic-guanylate-specific phosphodiesterase, producing MKLKQVIQRLSIPDAGIEGLQERRYWLECERAYTYQPIYKTDGCLMAVEVLTVVTHPEHPGKRIAPDRYFAEVAVRQRIDVIKEQLATLTAKRAFFADNGILASVNVDGPTLLAMRQDPVLMAQLEDIPWLRFELVEHIRLPQDSSFASLCEFGPLWLDDFGTGMANFSALSEVRYDYIKVARDLFIMLRKTPEGRNLFELLIQLMNRYCQGVIVEGVETLEEWRDVQQSPAHAAQGYFLSRPVPMSTLEEVMLNLA from the coding sequence ATGAAGTTAAAGCAGGTTATCCAGCGGCTAAGCATTCCCGATGCAGGCATTGAAGGCCTACAGGAGCGGCGCTATTGGCTGGAGTGTGAGCGTGCTTATACTTACCAGCCGATCTATAAAACCGATGGTTGCCTGATGGCAGTCGAAGTGCTGACCGTGGTGACGCACCCGGAGCACCCAGGAAAGCGCATTGCCCCCGATCGCTATTTTGCGGAGGTGGCGGTACGCCAGCGGATCGATGTCATCAAAGAACAATTGGCGACACTCACGGCGAAGCGCGCATTTTTCGCTGACAACGGGATATTGGCCTCGGTAAACGTCGATGGCCCGACGCTGTTGGCGATGCGTCAGGACCCGGTATTGATGGCGCAATTAGAAGATATTCCCTGGCTGCGTTTCGAGCTGGTGGAGCACATTCGTCTGCCGCAGGATTCTTCCTTCGCCTCGCTGTGCGAATTTGGTCCGCTGTGGCTCGATGATTTCGGCACTGGAATGGCAAACTTTTCGGCATTAAGCGAAGTGCGCTACGACTACATCAAAGTGGCTCGCGACCTGTTCATCATGCTGCGTAAAACCCCGGAAGGGCGTAATCTTTTTGAGTTGCTTATTCAGCTAATGAATCGTTATTGCCAGGGCGTGATCGTCGAAGGCGTCGAGACGCTGGAAGAGTGGCGTGACGTCCAGCAATCCCCGGCCCATGCGGCTCAGGGATATTTCCTGTCACGTCCGGTGCCGATGTCTACCCTCGAAGAAGTGATGCTCAATCTGGCCTGA